The Carassius auratus strain Wakin unplaced genomic scaffold, ASM336829v1 scaf_tig00214963, whole genome shotgun sequence genome contains a region encoding:
- the LOC113093306 gene encoding uncharacterized protein LOC113093306: MESVGVNLIETAALGRPFQLGMLYDCRKDELIAGIRFWNKEQMEQNICARPQINTNFTVTASDSIKDKSKLLNIEGALNLSVLGGLVQVSGAAKYLKDTKTSFIQQRLTLHYHSTCEFKELTVNQLPPENIPDDDNATHVVTGILYGADACFVFDRQVSSDEEKRTVKGEVKMAVEKLMDIISANANANADLDMNDIENTEFKNFTCTFYGDFQLPSNPTTFEDAMKVFADLPNLLKDNQKLAVPLRVWLYPLHKLHSRASKLQKDISMDLIQETESVIESLNTAEMKCSDLLEDSPAAAFAAFHDKIQQMKQNCYKYKLRLMKKLCSVLPNIRGDVMNETTLNDLLQEHEESPFNDRDLTEWLKERERESEIIKSVLRQLEDYGAQVEDNIDAIMMDLEVGNLVSYTFTSLDCSDIILQKQKIYLSSSTKEEKVEISPDIKQKSWLTAKIQKTMRRNLEIFKSLIDSKDCKPAKFIISSKEMVNNPGSCILLYESESDEAVCFTPPSKPVCPVTLEVKGQSVVLKVVPPSCPATVELRLLYKVKQDSVWRSEAVLKDQHTVTLTDLRSRAEYEIKCAALGKLNYTRESDVITVNTQSDMRSSAEMEKGQKMTTRPGVAHDIKNNLSRKIEGGSNENLPLFKLNLDETWQNSDGFCRRSTFGKNITKENKTIIMIGATGAGKTTLINSMINYIMGVEWEDDFRFVLIDEGKQKSQAESQTSEITAYQINYMDGFRVPYSLTIVDTPGFGDTRGISHDQKITAQIQEFFSAHGGIDCIDAVCFVVQTSFARLTDTQNYIFDSILSIFGKDIAQNILVLVTFADGKRPPVLEAIKVADVPCSTTESGDPLHFKFNNSALFSPNNRSADDEESDCDNFDEMFWKLGFSSMKKFFTSLITMKTQSLSLTQKVLKERQQLEVYLQGLQPHIIAGLKKLDEIKKRRAALEQHKAEMDANKDFEFELEVTVPKQIENKTSYYLTNCQKCHFTCYDKCEYANDGDKYKCIVFKDGKCTVCPGKCVWNVHFNQKYKWDYVTEKRKETYQDLKK, from the exons ATGGAGTCAGTGGGAGTGAATCTGATTGAGACAGCTGCTCTTGGGAGACCGTTCCAGCTCGGCATGCTGTACGACTGCAGAAAAGATGAGTTAATAGCAG GAATCAGATTTTGGAATAAAGAACAGATGGAGCAGAATATTTGTGCTCGTCCCCAGATTAATACAAATTTCACTGTCACAGCTTCAGACTCCATTAAAGACAAATCTAAGTTACTAAATATTGAAGGAGCACTGAACCTGAGTGTTTTAGGTGGACTCGTCCAGGTTAGTGGAGCAGCAAAGTATCTCAAAGACACCAAGACGTCTTTCATCCAGCAGAGACTGACGCTACATTATCATTCAACCTGCGAGTTTAAAGAACTGACCGTGAATCAGCTGCCTCCTGAAAACATTCCTGATGATGATAATGCCACACATGTAGTAACAGGAATACTGTATGGAGCAGATGCCTGCTTTGTGTTTGACAGACAAGTTTCTTCAGATGAGGAGAAAAGAACAGTAAAAGGAGAAGTTAAAATGGCTGTGGAGAAACTGATGGATATCATTtctgcaaatgcaaatgcaaatgctgaCCTGGACATGAATGACATCGAGAATACTGAATTCAAAAACTTCACTTGTACGTTTTATGGTGACTTCCAGCTGCCGTCTAACCCAACCACTTTTGAAGATGCGATGAAGGTTTTTGCTGATCTTCCAAATCTTCTGAAAGATAACCAAAAGCTGGCGGTTCCTCTGAGAGTTTGGCTTTATCCTCTTCACAAACTTCACTCAAGAGCTTCAAAACTTCAGAAAGACATCAGCATGGATCTAATCCAAGAAACTGAATCAGTGATTGAGAGTTTAAATACAGCTGAGATGAAATGCAGTGATCTTCTGGAAGACTCTCCTGCTGCGGCTTTTGCTGCATTTCATGATAAAATACAGCAAATGAAGCAGAACTGCTACAAGTACAAGTTGAGACTCATGAAGAAGCTCTGCTCTGTGCTGCCAAACATCCGTGGAGACGTGATGAATGAAACAACACTGAATGATCTTCTTCAAGAACACGAAGAATCTCCATTCAATGATAGAGACCTCACAGAATGgctgaaggagagagaaagagagtctgAGATCATTAAATCAGTCCTCAGACAGCTGGAGGATTACGGTGCACAGGTGGAAGACAACATAGATGCCATCATGATGGATCTGGAGGTCGGGAATCTGGTCAGTTACACGTTCACATCTCTGGACTGCTCagacatcatccttcagaaacaAAAGATCTATCTGAGTTCttcaacaaaagaagaaaaggtaGAGATAAGCCCTGATATCAAGCAAAAGTCTTGGCTCACTGCCAAGATCCAGAAGACCATGAGGAGAAACTTGGAGATATTTAAGAGCTTAATTGATTCAAAGGACTGTAAACCTGCAAAGTTTATCATATCCTCCAAAGAAATGGTGAATAATCCTGGTTCCTGTATTCTGctgtatgaaagtgaaagtgatgaaGCTGTGTGCTTTACTCCTCCATCCAAACCAGTCTGTCCAGTCACtttagaggtcaaaggtcagagtgTGGTCCTGAAGGTGGTTCCTCCATCATGTCCTGCTACAGTGGAGCTCAGATTACTGTATAAAGTGAAGCAGGACTCAGTCTGGAGATCTGAAGCTGTGCTGAAGGATCAACACACAGTTACTCTGACTGATCTGAGATCAAGAGCTGAGTATGAGATCAAGTGTGCAGCGCTGGGGAAACTCAACTACACCAGAGAGAGTGACGTGATCACAGTCAACACACAG AGCGATATGAGGAGCAGTGCAG AGATGGAGAAAGGACAGAAAATGACAACTAGACCTGGGGTTGCACATGATATAAAGAACAACTTGAGCAGAAAAATAGAAGGTGGAAGCAATGAAAACCTACCCTTGTTTAAACTCAATCTAGATGAAACATGGCAGAACAGTGATGGATTCTGCAGAAGAAGCACATTTGGGAAAAACATCACAAAAGAGAACAAGACCATTATAATGATCGGAGCCACAGGTGCAGGAAAAACCACTCTGATTAACAGCATGATCAACTACATTATGGGAGTGGAGTGGGAAGATGACTTCCGGTTTGTGCTGATAGATGAAGGAAAGCAGAAATCTCAGGCTGAAAGTCAGACATCAGAGATCACAGCATACCAGATTAATTATATGGATGGTTTCCGGGTCCCATATTCTTTGACCATTGTGGACACACCAGGCTTTGGTGACACCAGAGGAATCTCACATGACCAGAAAATCACAGCACAGATTCAGGAGTTCTTCTCTGCACATGGAGGGATCGACTGCAttgatgctgtgtgttttgtaGTGCAGACTTCATTTGCCCGTCTAACAGACACACAGAACTATATCTTTGACTCCATTCTTTCCATATTTGGGAAGGACATTGCTCAGAACATCCTTGTGCTGGTCACCTTTGCAGATGGGAAAAGACCTCCTGTTCTCGAGGCCATCAAAGTCGCTGATGTGCCCTGCTCTACCACTGAGTCTGGAGATCCTCTACACTTCAAGTTCAACAACTCTGCTCTGTTTTCCCCCAATAACAGATCTGCAGATGACGAGGAGTCTGACTGTGACAACTTTGATGAAATGTTCTGGAAGTTGGGTTTTTCCAGCATGAAGAAATTCTTCACATCCCTTATAACAATGAAAACCCAGAGCCTGTCTCTCACACAGAAGGTATTAAAAGAGCGTCAGCAGCTAGAAGTGTATTTGCAGGGTCTCCAGCCCCATATCATTGCTGGTCTGAAAAAACTGGATGAAATCAAGAAGAGAAGAGCTGCTTTGGAGCAGCACAAGGCTGAGATGGATGCAAACAaggattttgaatttgaattagaaGTAACTGTCCCAAAACAGATTGAAAACAAAACTAGCTACTACTTAACCAACTGCCAAAAATGTCACTTCACATGTTATGATAAATGTGAATATGCAAATGACGGTGATAAATATAAGTGCATAGTTTTTAAAGATGGAAAGTGCACTGTCTGTCCAGGAAAGTGTGTCTGGAATGTGCACTTTAATCAGAAGTACAAATGGGATTATGTCAcagaaaagagaaaggaaacttATCAGGATTTAAAAAAGTGA